The nucleotide window tcgttctgatcaaaagccctaaaacatcggtttgtaattcggaaaaaaattaactccgttaagctattttaacggcagactattttacaaaaaaattggacgaggtcggattattattggctaataactgacttaggattattatcggccaatttcagaaagatgggattattattttccaatttgccattTGAAATTCTCATATTTCTCAAAAGATACTAAAAGCTATCTTCTAATCACTCGCTGAGATAGTTGTCTAAAATTGTTAATATGCAAATTAGATGCAACTGAACTTCCGAAAACTAGATAAAGTCTATTACTTCTCTTAGCAAGCATAGATCAAGAGTCATTTGTTGCAACTATTATGGGGAAAGAGAATCATATAACAATTAACAAGAAATGAAAACAAAAAGATTAGGAAATTACAACTTCATCATTCATGCTTCTATGTTCTAACAAGTTTAATGATAAAAACATATTTAATAACTAGCAAGACTATAAATATTTATACAGTTAGAAGACCATTTAACAAGATGCTGAAAAATTAATAGTAAAAAAGTCGACCAATGCAGATTACTAACCCCAGCTTTGGAAACTCTGGTTTCTAAATCGTGATTGTAGATTTCATACACGTATTGCCCCAATTCAACACCTTCCTTTCCTTCTGCTTTCAAGCGACGCAAACAAAGCCACATGTGTACTACTAGCATTGAGAAATTTGTTCTGAAGGTTTTCTCCAACCTAAAAGCTGCATATTAATTTTTAGAACACATACTTTCTGATAAGAAGAACTTTATCATGCATTCAACAAAGCACAACAGAAATTAAGCAAGAGTTACTAACGGTTACAAGAAAAAATAGCAAAATTTTAAAAActgatttaaaattaaaaaaaaaaaaaaaaagacaataaTCACTCCAGTTTCGGTATGATATATGAAGATGCACTTCCCCATTACAATAAAAACAATTTCCATTATAGGATTTCTAAAACAAGCAGCATTTCTACTTAACCAAACATTTATTTTACTGTATTTGGTCTACAGGATTCATCTTATCTTTATCATTATAGTCGCCATTTTAGATATTTGACTAATAGTGAAGCATATTGCTAAAACTGTTTGCCTAGTTAAGCATTGCGTTTATTAATAGTGATGGAACAGTTCATCATACCCTATGCAGTAATTCTCGTTGGCCACAGGTCTACAAAAGTCAAGCAATGAACCTGTTAATATATAACTACAAACAAGTTTGCATGATTGACATACAACTCGAAACTGTCTGGAAAGTCTCATGGGCATTATAACTTAAACAGTTGAAGTGTATACAATTAGGAAGATAACCTAAATCCCCACTAAATAACCTTAGTCACTAGATAATTATAAAGCAAAAAGGTACACTCAAGCGGTAGAAAGATTCTTGTTGAATTGTCCACCTAGTAGTTTGATGTATTAATGTAGGTATGGCAAAATCATGATTTATTTCCCAACTCAGTCTAATGAAACTTCAAGAAAAATATTCTATTTTCTCGTTCGTGATGAGAGAAATAAAAGACTAACCATCATAAATGGCAGGTTTATCAGCTTGAGATACAACACGGCGGTAAATAACATTTGCTTGTCGAATAGACTTGCTTTGTTTGCTATAAAACAGCATCATTTTAAGGAGAAAACGGCGGAGACCCTTGTAGATAGGTTCCTCAATCCTCAGAGGGGAATCTGGTGGTAAGGCTAAAGAACAAGGCTTAGAGCGGAACAACTTGTTCAGATTTACCTGCAGAAAGCAGCACACCCTAATCAGCACATTTAACAATACATAAATGACGCAATTTAACTAGAAAAACAAATAACTCAGCAGTTATTTAATATTGATCACAAGCGGTGTTCTTGTTGAAAAGTTAAATCATAAGCATATTAACCGTTTCATATCAGTTTAACAAACTTATTATTAAATTCCAAATTTACGATGAATGGGAAGCATATGATGACAGAGCTAGGGGTATGCAAAAACACGAAGACCAAACCGAATAAACCGGTTTAATCAGTTGAATTTGGTTTGGTTAGACACATTTCAAATTCAGATAGGTTCGGTTTTCGATTAGGACCAAAAAGGTTTCACAACTGATAAACCGAATCGAACAAGCCGATATCCGAAACGATGAGCACCCCTGTCCAGAGCTGGAAATCCAAACTGTTGTATGAATACTGTAACAATTAACAAttaatgtttcaatttttgaattCTACAACATCTTCGAAAAACTTGTTGAACAATCAAACAATATTAGACCATTAGCCTTAATAAGAATATAAGATCACTATAGTATTACTATTACCTAAAGTTCACCACTCATTTAGAGGATTACACAAACCTTGACAAATTAATTATACAAATTTCAAATCGGAACcgtattacaaaaaaaaaaaaaaaaaaaaaaaaaaaaaaaaaaaacaattacctCAGATTTAACAAAAGCATTTGAAGCTACCGGCGTTTCAACGGCGGCAATCTTAGAAATTCTCCGACACGGCAACACATACAAATCTCTGGAGATACCTGTATTACTATGTCTGTAGAGATGATTACCTAGGGTTCTGCTCCATCGAGGAATCATTGCAGACAACCTAACAAAATGAAAACAATTTTTCTAAAAGTGAAATTGGAAGAATGATAACAAGTAATGGTGTATAAGTGGACACGCAGAGTACATATTTATTATATACAATAGTTATGGTGAAGAATAGCATTACGTGTAGGTGTTGAAGCAGGTGGCAATCGGAGATATACTTTTCGTCGGAGATCTAAACCCCTAAAACAAACCGCAATAATAATCGGACAATGTTTATCATGCCTGCTATGGATGTTTGGGGGTTTATTTACTCGGTTCGGTTTATTACAGTATCGGTATAACAACAATGACACTTAATATAACGGTCGACAAGTATTTTACATTAATTGAAAGTTAAAAAAGATAACCGGTACCAATACCAATACCAAAAGTGTTCAGACAATATCGGTTTGGTTCGTCATAGTACCGGTACAGTGCCGGCACAAgatatataacttatgaggtagaggatcctgtacattaattcagaagtgtgagaagtgtattataacactatatataacactatataacaccataaaaacacaatataacactatgtaacaccatataacaccatataacactatgtaacactatataacaatataacactatattttgtctgatagcatgtctatgatagatgtatagtgttatatattgttatatagtgttatatagggttacatagtgttatatggtgttatatggtgttacatagtgttatacggtgtttatatggtgttatatagtgttataatacacttctcacacttctgaattaatgtacactatccctaccctaaCTTATGatacaaataaaaaaatacattattgcGAATGCAACTCAGTTCTCAACGGAATTTATACTGGAACATCGAGAAGACTATAAAAACAAAATCGATACGGGTATGGATGTTGTTCAAACGAAATGGTTCGGATCATCACGGTAAAGGTAAAggaaaagaaaatatatatatttgggcaTTTGGCTCGTTCTATTTTTAAGAAAACAATTATTGCAATGATATATTTAGAATTTTAAAATGTATTAtattgtattatattatattataagaaTAACGATCACTATACAATTAAAACAACATAAAGAAAAAATCATGGACTAAAACATCCGattaaaacgtaatttttttctctatataagtatagcaatatggtgcttatattaaagataaaaaaacattCGTTATTATGGTTAAAAAAATGttaaagttacgtataaaaagttattgacgtttagaAAACACGGGGGAACTTGCATGTGCATTGcatgtgtgtttttaaattttatctttaattaggtttttttattaaattacttAATTGTCCTTATCCTAATAAATTAAATAACGACAAGTTTCCTCATCATGTTCTTTCTTATCCTTCTCACAAATTTCAtcctttttacaggatcctaaatctatatatatatagagaggccggttaacgtacaatagggcttaccgtacattacgtacgcgataaccccagccgtcagatcttcatctccCATGTGATTTCATACCTCCATGCGAACTGTACGAGCtgtgcgaattcaatcttccacatgcgattttctccatctacacaccccatgccatttttcacattaccccatgctaaccattttttcacatgcgatattcaattttccacatgcgattctacacaccccatgccatttttcacattaccccatgctagccattttttcacatgcgatattcaattttccacatgcgatcctacacaccccatgccatttttcacattaccccatgccattttttcacatgcgatattcaattttccacatgcgattctataCACCcaatgccatttttcacattacctcatgctagccattttttcacatgcgatattcaatcttccacatgcgattctacacaccccatgccatttttcatattaccccatgccattttttcacatgcgatattcaaatctTGCACATgtgattttgtccatctacacaccccatgccattttccacactaccccatgctaaccatttttttcacatgcgatatgtattgaattcgcaccagatccgcacctgatcgaacggctaggatgatcgcgtacgtctcgtacgataagcgcatttgtattttactctttacctatatatatatacatatatatataggggatggttcaaatgaaaaccacttttattatgaaaactcgaaaactaactaaaagaagcctaaaaaacacacaaaaatttttttttataaaaatcactagtttttatatataaaaaaaactatttttcaaaaaaaaaaaaaaa belongs to Helianthus annuus cultivar XRQ/B chromosome 5, HanXRQr2.0-SUNRISE, whole genome shotgun sequence and includes:
- the LOC110940391 gene encoding ubiquinol-cytochrome-c reductase complex assembly factor 1; translation: MIPRWSRTLGNHLYRHSNTGISRDLYVLPCRRISKIAAVETPVASNAFVKSEVNLNKLFRSKPCSLALPPDSPLRIEEPIYKGLRRFLLKMMLFYSKQSKSIRQANVIYRRVVSQADKPAIYDAFRLEKTFRTNFSMLVVHMWLCLRRLKAEGKEGVELGQYVYEIYNHDLETRVSKAGVNLLLSKWMRELEKVFYGNIVAFETAMLPGAKHDDLLNAVWKNVFAEDGSSKLDAAALPAVMAFTRYIRRECICLSLTDKEAMFSGNFMFTPLDNPKP